From Neobacillus sp. PS2-9, the proteins below share one genomic window:
- the rplW gene encoding 50S ribosomal protein L23, which yields MDARDIIKRPVITERSTDLMAEKKYTFEVDVRANKTQVKDAIKEIFGVEVEKVNIMNYKGKFKRMGKFGGYTNKRRKAIVKLTADSKEIEFFEA from the coding sequence ATGGATGCACGCGATATCATTAAGCGCCCCGTTATCACTGAGCGTTCTACTGACCTAATGGCTGAAAAGAAATATACGTTCGAAGTTGATGTTAGAGCTAACAAAACACAAGTCAAAGATGCGATCAAAGAAATCTTCGGCGTTGAAGTTGAGAAAGTAAACATCATGAACTATAAAGGTAAATTCAAGCGTATGGGTAAATTCGGCGGATACACAAACAAACGTCGTAAGGCAATTGTAAAATTAACTGCTGACAGCAAAGAAATCGAATTCTTTGAAGCATAA
- the rplD gene encoding 50S ribosomal protein L4 produces MPKVALLNQNGSQVGEIELNEAVFGIEPNQHVLFEAIVMQRASLRQGTHKTKIRSEVRGGGRKPWRQKGTGRARQGSIRSPQWRGGGIVFGPTPRSYSYTLPKKVRRLAIKSALSSKVLEENIVVLENLAFEAPKTKDFKAVLAGLSVEKKALIVTADLDENVALSARNIPGVTVVTANGINVLDVVNHDQLIMTKAAVEKVEEVLA; encoded by the coding sequence TAATGAAGCAGTTTTTGGTATTGAGCCTAACCAACACGTATTATTTGAAGCAATTGTTATGCAAAGAGCTTCATTACGTCAAGGTACTCATAAAACAAAAATTCGTTCTGAAGTACGCGGCGGTGGTCGTAAACCATGGCGTCAAAAAGGAACTGGCCGTGCACGTCAAGGGTCAATTCGTTCTCCACAATGGCGCGGAGGTGGGATTGTATTCGGTCCAACACCACGCAGCTACAGCTATACATTACCTAAAAAGGTTCGTCGCTTAGCGATTAAATCTGCGTTATCTTCTAAAGTTCTAGAAGAAAACATTGTAGTATTAGAAAACTTAGCATTCGAAGCTCCAAAGACAAAGGACTTTAAAGCTGTATTAGCTGGTCTTTCTGTTGAGAAGAAAGCTTTGATTGTTACTGCTGACCTAGATGAGAACGTAGCACTTTCTGCTCGTAACATTCCTGGTGTAACAGTAGTAACAGCTAATGGAATTAACGTATTAGATGTTGTTAATCATGATCAATTAATCATGACTAAAGCAGCGGTTGAAAAAGTAGAGGAGGTGCTTGCATAA